The Odocoileus virginianus isolate 20LAN1187 ecotype Illinois unplaced genomic scaffold, Ovbor_1.2 Unplaced_Scaffold_18, whole genome shotgun sequence sequence GGTCGGGAAATGGGCCTTAGGGGTGGGGACATGCATGGTAGCCCCCCGTGCCTTGGCAGGAAGCTGGAGAAGCTGCGAGAAAAGGAGCGCAAGAAGGAGGCCAAGCGGAAGAtctccagcttgtccttcaccctggaggaagaagaggaggcaggcgaggaggaggaggaggtggctgtGGACGAGGAGGAGCTGGAAAGGGAAGGTGAGGGCAGGCTGGGGATGGGTTCAGTGGGCAGAGCTCTGTCCTGGCTTCTGGGTCTCGAGTGAAGAAGCACATCCACCAACAACCTTGACTGCTCACCACATCTGGGGCCTTGAACCTCAGAAGTtggggcaggagagagagagccAAGTCTTCACCATAGCAAAGCTGAGTGGAGGGCTTGCTTTCTGGTGGCGGACTGAATGGAAACTGGGTATGCAGTCCCTGGGCGGGGTGTGAGGCTCATGTGACTGGGGCACCAAACTGTTAATTGTGTTTGAATAACTTCAGTGTAAATTGACACAACCACAGACATTAAGTGGCTGCTAATTGGACAGAGCAGCTCACTGGGGCCAGGGGAGAGGGGATGATTTGAGTTGGGCCTTCAGAGTGAGGGGAATTTCATTAGCACCCAGAGATGTGGGGAGTCAGGAGGCATGTAGAGTTGAGAGATGAGTGTGCCCAGAAGTGGAGCTGGTGGGAGTGCACACATTTTAGGACTAGGGAGGGTGCAGCTGCAGGCCTGGAGCCAGTGGGTGGTTAGAAAGCCTAATGGCCTGGGATCCGTATGGTAGAACCAAGGCAGGGGTTGGCACAGGGACAGCTTTGAGGGGAGCAGCCAGTGCTGTCAGGAAAAAGAACGAAGAGCCTGCCAGCTTCTTGGGGGAAACCCCAAAATAGTCTTTGTACTATTTAGTAACATTAAGTATTTGGTGTCTAAAACATTCCCATTGGCAGGTCAGTTGTATTGGGTGTTAGCTGCATCTGTGTGGCAGAGGCTACCTTTGGGACAGCACAGGTCTAGATGGAGGCTTTCAACCTCACTGTGTCATTGGGGCTTTGTGAGTGCTTCCCCTCTCCCTGGAGATTTTGTTTTGGGGGCCTGGCCGTCGGTAGCCagtgtagaattttttaaaatatttatttggctgcactggatctttctTACAGGATCTGTAGTTGCGgcttgtgaactcttagctgtgccATGCaaacttagttgtggcatgtggaatctagttccctgaccagagattgaacccaggccccctgcattgggagcatggagtcttagccactggaccaccagggaagtccccggtgTGGAATTTTTGTAAGTTATCCAGGCTCTGGAAACCTTGCCCTGGAGTATGGGCTCATCTTCTAGGTCGGCAGTTCTCAAAGAATGATCTAATGACGCTAGGGTTTCTGAGACCCTTTGGAGAGGTCCGTGAGGTTAAAACCATCTTCATAATCCTGCGAAGACATTCTTGGCCTTCTGTACTCTTGTTCTTTCATGACTGTGCTGTGgatttttccagaggtcatgtgaCGTGGCATGACGTCCTTCCTCTGACAATTGATAGAGTTGATACAGTTGTCTTCCTGAGGCAAGGGCCATCATACTGTTGACTTCTTGTGTCTTCTTTTGCTCCAGAGATCAccacaaagaagaggaaaatggggAAGAACCCAGATGTGGACACAAGTTTCTTGCCTGACCGAGACCGGGAGGTAAAGGCAGCGTGACCCTGGCAGAGGCTTTCAGTCAGGAAGCAGGGGCCATGTGTGCCCCCTGAGCAGCCCTGGGCCTCCCTGTTTTGCCCATTTCTCTTCCAGGAGGAGGAGAATCGGCTCCGGGAGGAGCTACGGCAAGAGTGGGAAGCCAAGCAAGAGAAGATGAAGAGTGAGAGCTCCTGGAGTGGGACGCGCGCGCGTGCAACCTGGGGCAGGGGCCGTGCCTGCTTTCCTATGAATGCTGCTCATGGCAGTGCCCTGAGCCCCAGGAAGCTGGCAGGTGTCTGGAGGCCAAGCAGCAGGTCTGTCTTGTAGGTGAGGAGATTGAGATCACCTTCAGTTACTGGGATGGCTCTGGGCACCGGCGCACAGTCAAGGTAGGCGATGTGAGGCCTGCACCCCATTTCCCTTGCTCTTGAGCCCAGCCTTCCATTGGGAAGAAACTGTCAGTCCTGACAAAGCCCACAGACCCCTTGGCATGAGTGGCCTGGGGGGAGCAGGGAAGAGGGCAAGTGTTCCAGGGTGCCCGCCATCTCGAGGGCCCCCCTCTGGGCTTCCATCCTCCTTTCCCAACCCCTTGGTTTCCCACATGCCTGTTCACACAGATGAAGAAGGGCAACACGATGCAGCAGTTCCTGCAGAAGGCACTTGAGATCCTGCGCAAAGACTTCAGCGAACTCAGGTGGGGCTGTGTGGGCGTGTGAGTACATGTGAGCGTGTGCACCAGATTCTGCAGCCTCAGCTTGGCACCTGGGATCCCCAAGTGGCAGCTCCTGCTTGCAGAATGCTGGGCACTGCGCTCCCGAGAAAGGAGTTCAGGCCCCTTTTTCCATCCCTCTCCCCATGGGGAGCTGGGATAGGAAGCGCCTTCTGGCCTGGGCTGCCTGCTAGCCTCATAGGCCTCCGGCTCTGGTGTCTGGTATCCTTGGCCAGCGGCTTCCTCGTCTTTTCTTCCTCAGATCGGCAGGCGTGGAGCAGCTCATGTACATCAAGGAGGACTTAATCATACCTCACGTTAGTCCCTTCTGTGTCCTTGAAGCCCCAGGCGGGGTGGTAGGGAGGGTCTCAGGCTTTGGTGCACCCAGGGAGTTCGAGGGGGCCCTTCTGCTCGGGGTCTTTGGCTCAGGTGGGCAGGGTCGGAGCCAGGCTTGCAGGCAGGTAGCCACAAGACGCTGAAATGAGTCACCCGCTGTCACTTTCCTGTGCTCGGCTTGTAGCACCACAGCTTCTACGACTTCATCGTCACCAAGGCTCGAGGGAAAAGTGGTGAGTGCACCTGGCTGCACCCTCCTCCCCTGCACCCTCCTCCCCGAGCTTGCCCCTGTCGTAGGGTGGCAGCTGAGAGGGAGGCCTGGACCCTTGTCCCTGCAGGGCCCCTCTTCAATTTTGATGTTCATGATGATGTGCGGCTGCTCAGTGATGCCACTGTGGAGAAGGATGAGGTATGCTTGGGGCTCgccggggcggggaggagggggcgggcaTCCAGCGGCCCTGAGCAGCAGCATCTGGGCCTCTTCCCGTCCTCAGTCGCATGCGGGCAAGGTGGTGCTGCGGAGCTGGTACGAGAAAAACAAGCACATCTTCCCCGCCAGCCGCTGGGAGCCCTACGACCCCGAGAAGAAGTGGGACAAGTACACGGTATGAAAGCCCTCGAGTGCAGGGTGGAAGCCCAGCCGGGCTGACAGGCTGGAGGCCCACCCAGCCCCACTCTGCTcacctctcctcctctgtcacctcGTCCTGCACCAGATCCGATGACGTGGCTGCAGTGTGGCCCCGGCTCCCTGCGGTCCCCTCCTCTGGTCCCCAGGACTCCGGGTGCCCGGCTCCCCGCTCCTAAGATGGGATCGGACCTGCTCAGCCCCTGCCCTGGCGCTGTTGTTTCTTGCCTCTTTATTTCATGACACTTGGAGCACCCGATGTGTGTTTTGTCTAAAAACTTTTTTTGATCGAGCTAAAATTCACTTACAATGAAATTCACCATTGTGATCATGTGAAAGTACACCACACAGGGGTATTGCGTACATTCACGGTGTTGTGAATCACTCCTGAAAGAGACCCCACGTCCATTAGCAGCCAGCCCTTCACACCCATTAGTCTATTTCCTGTCTGTttggatttgcttattctggaagTTTCTATAAACAGAATTATACAGTATCTCTGCTTTCTGTGTCTTGCAAGAAAGAGTGTGTTTTTCAGGGATTTGAGGGTGGAAGGAGATTGGGTGGAAATGTGAATCCAAGGCAGGAGGGGGCACTTGTGATCCACTGGGGGCCTAGGCAGGCCCAACTGTCCCCGTATCCAGCCTGTCCCCACCACAGCCCCTATGTGGGTAGGAAGGCCATTCCTCCCTGGGCTGCCCACCCAGGCCCCTCGGTCTCCTTTGTGTCTCCCAGTGGCCCATTCCATAAAGGCCATAGCTATCCTGTGGCTCCCAGCTGCCCTGTGTCCCCATCACAGCATTTCTCCCCAGTGCTGACACAGGAAGGCCACTGTGGGTGCCCTGTACCCACTGCTTGCCCACCTCACCCTGGCAAGCTCTGTACACACTGTACTGGGGCTGGCTGCTCTCATCGCCCCCAGGGGCACAGGCCCTGGCTTGAGGGTGTCATTCATGCCCCACCTCAGAGGCCCTTGCCAACTCTTAATTCTCCCGGACCCAGCTCCAGGAGGCTGAGGAAGGTAAACTGTCCACCCTTCTTTGCTTTGCCTGCAAAGGGCAGTGGATAGCCCACAGCCAGTTGTGAGCATGCCAGCTCTGGGTCCGGCCCCACCTCCCAGGCCGATGGGCAAAATTGATGGTAATGGTGGGCTCTGCCCAGTGCAGTCTCCCTTGCTCTCCTCACTTGTGGCAGGGCGCTGTCAGCCCTGTCCTGGGGAGGCCCATCTGGCAGCTAGGAGCTGTCATTTGGGCTTCCTCACCCTGTGTCTGAGGCAGGGCCATCTGGGGTCacttggaggagggaggaggggagcatAGGCCAGCTCCTGGGGCACAGCGAGGAGGGGTAGGCAGGCCTCGCCCTAAGCCCTGGATGTGGAGGGCAACTCTGAGAAAGTCAATGGGGCCTTTTGTGGGGTTCCAGAAACCCCATAGAGGGAATCCTCTGGCCTGCGCcaaccctctcctgccctctttgAGAAGCTACCAGAAGAGTGGCTTCCTGCGGAGAGGGAGCCCCTTCAGTGGCTCACCCAGGGCTGGATGGTTTCTGAGGGATGCATGATGCAATGAAAaacccaatgcagtcaaataaataaaatcaaaaagaaGACATTTCCCAACAGCCTCCGCCTCTGTGCAGCTTGAAGGATTCCTAGTTCTgtgcccaaggattgaacccacgctcCCTGCGGTGGAAGcactgaatcttaaccactggaccaccagggaaggcataATTAAGTTTCCAGAGAGTGATAGATTTTTCTCCCTACACCCCTCCCATTTGTAGCATGATCACCGGGTGAGAATCCTGGCTCCCCAGCTTCGCCAACACAGTACTGTCACTCCTGAAGAGGGGGGACACTTATGCAACCTGAGATGGCACATGTGGTCTCTCactgggggattttttttttcaatttttttttcaactgaggAAAAATTCACATTACATAAAAATAAccattaaccatttaaaaatgcacatttcaGTGGCACTGAGTACATTTCACAATGTTGTGAAGCCATCACCCCTATCTACTCCCAGAATAATTTTATCACCtcaaaaggagagaagagggggtagggataaaaaaaaaaggagagaataaatatctgttgttttagCTACTCAGTTTGTGGAACTTTGTTTTGACAGCCACAGGAAACGAATACTCCTTACTTAGACcatggagaaaaatgaatttgACATGGGTTGTAGACctaaaagtaaaagttaaaacttaaaaaagcaTATAAATGAAACAAGGGGGAAAATCTTTGTAACCTTGCTGTAGGCAATCTTGGCAAAGTTTTCTTGCACAGGAtacaaaaaataatcataaaaagaaaagctgacaaaTCAGActtcacaaaaatgaaaacttttgctctttaaaagatatgaaaatgaaaacacaagccAGTagattcaagaaaagaaaatatttttatgacagaGGGGTGGTACCAGAACACATTCATACAGACATACACAAACTCctgcaaatcaataaaaattagaCAAACATCCCcatttctttgttgctgtgctgcatgtcacgtgggatcttagttccctgaccagggatcaaacctgggtcccctgcattgggagcatggagtcttagccactggaccaccagggaagtccctgcaaacAGTGTTTAAACAcagcactttcactttatacCTTCAGTTTTAAGAcaaaagaaactaaacaacaaaaatcctgCAAGGAAATTTTAGATTCCTCTTAGGTTTGTTTGTCCTAGGGACAAATACTTGATTCTGAAAGTGCTCTCTATGCATTATTAGAGGATCAAGCAAATGAGTCAGTACATCAGTAGTGTTGGGAGCCAGGTCTCCCAATGCTGAAGGGAGATACAAATATACACTGGGGAAAGGCTAGGAAGTTTTGGTGTGGAATTGGAGTGGGGCCATCAGTATGTATTCAggacatttttatatacatagcCTGTGtataggggtttcccaggtggccctagtggtaaagaacccgcctgccaatgcaggagatgtcggttcaatccctaggttgaagggcatggcaacccactccagtattcttgcgtggagaatcccatggacagaggagcctggctggctacagtccatatgggttgcacagagagtcagacaggactgaagcgacttagcacacacagcacagagaactattagtaagatcccacattccatgtagtgtgataaaaaaaaaaattaatggattaCAATCCACCGAATAAAATCCACATCCATGAGTCCACACAGAtcatgtatatatagatagataaacagaGGAGTTCTTTCTAAAAGAAGGATGCCATTGAGTAGGAGGGATCATGAAGGGAGAAAAAGCACTGTTTTGTAACCATCATCTTGAGGTTTGGAACTGAGCAACTATGGAAGTGaaattcatgtccaactttttacaaccccatggactgtagcccattaggctcctctgtccatggaattctccaggcaagaatactggagtgggtagccattcccttctccagggaatcttcctgacccagggatcaaacccaggtctcctgcattggcaggcagattctttaccgtctgagccaccagggaggcatTAGAGTATGATTCAGGCAAGAGTTATCagtgaggaggtgacattttgaTGAAGAAGAGAATAGTTACCTAGTTTCAAAGTACCTTTCTACAAAGTATGTTTTAGTTACAAACGGAAAACTACAAACTGTCCATTTGAGAACCTGCTGAaacggaaaaaagacaaactatcCATTTGAGAACCTGctgaaagtgcaagttgctcagtcgagtctgactctgtgacccccccatggaattttccaggccagaatactggagtgggtagcctttcctttctccaggggatcttcagggatcgaacccaggtctcccgcactgcaggcagattctttaccagctgagccacaagggaagcccaagaatactggagtgggtagcctatcccttctccaggggatcttccccacccaggaattgaaccaggtctcctgcattgcaggcagattctttaccaactgaactatcagggaaacccattgaGAAACTGGTAGTTACCACCTTAACCAAATGCTTAAAGTTAACATCACAGTGAAGGGACAAAACAATAACACTTGCCTCTTGATAAGAAGCACAGAGAGGGCCTGGTAAACCTCCCACCACATACAGCCTGAATCTTGCcctgagaaaacatcagacataTGCAACCCGAGGATGGTCCATCAAATACCTGGCCTGcacccagtgaaagtgaaagtcactcagtcgtgtccgactctttgcaactccatggactatacagtccgtggaattctccaggccagaatactggagtgggtagcctttcccttctccaggggatcttcccaacccagggatggaacccaggtctcctgcattgcagatggactctttatgagcctccagggaagccaattATGCTATAGTTATGAAACACAGATGGTAGTATTTAGGGGTTAAGGGGTAAGCTGTATGCAACTTAGACGtagttgagaaaatattttcattataatttgttCAGAATATCAGCCTCataggtttttttcttcttttacttatttgtttttggctgtactgggtctttgctgctgcacaggcttctcattgcagtggctgttctcttgtggagcacgggctctagggtgtgttgttttcagtagttgcggcttctgagctctagagcacagggccgatagttgtggcatatggggcTAATTgctctgaggtatgtgggatcttcccggaccagggatcaaacccatgtctcctgcattggcaggtggattctttaccactgagccaccaaggaagcctgagaaaatattattctaatatatgaaataaaaatatatgcacccacaagagacaaagagaatgagaaagcaaATGGAACAAAATATGAACTCTTGGTGAATGTGAGTTAAGGGTACATGGGAGCTTTCTGTACATTTCTTATAGCTTTTCCGTaagtctgaaatattttcaaattataaagttaaaaagaaaatgcccaCTTCTATCCAACATTTGACTGGAgagtgctcagttcagttgctcagttgtgtccagctctttgcaatcccatggactgcagcacgccaggcttccctgtccatcgccaactcccagagcttgctcaaactcatgtccattgagtcagtgatgccatccaaccatctcatcctctgtcatccccttctcctgccttcaatctttcccagcatcagggtcttttccaatgagtcagttcttcgcatcaggtggtcaaagtattggaacttcagcttcagcatcagtccttccaatgaatattcaggactgatttcctttaggattgactggtttgatctccttgcagtccaagggactctcaagagtcttttccaacaccacagttcaaaagcatcaattctttggtgctcagccttctttatggtccaactcacatatctgtacatgactactggaaaaccatacctttgactatacggacctttattggcaaaataatgtctctactttttaatacgctgtctaggttggtcatagcttttcttccaaggagcaagcatcttttaattttgtggctgcattcaccatctgtagtgattttggagcccaagaaaataaagtctgtcactgtttccattgttttcccatctatttgccatgaagtgatgggactagatgccatgatcttcgttttttgaatgttgagttttaagccagctttttcactctcctctttcactttcatcaagaggctctttagtttctcttcaatttctgccataagggtggtttcatctgcatatctgagggtgtAGCCAGGGCAATATAGCCAGccatattggaaaggaagaagtaaaactatctctattcACAGATGAAATAATCTTGTATATGCAAAATCTTACTACATGTGCTGGAAAAAACAATAAAgctaataaatgagttcagcaaagttgcaggaagAAACATCattacacaaaaatcaattgtatttctatacctGAGCAATGAACAGTTCTGTTTTATAATagcataataaagaataaaatacttaggaataaattaataatagaaatagCAAGACTTCCATATAAAATAGGTACTTCCATGTAAAATATTTAACCTATTTTACTtccatgtaaaatagatagccaacgggaatttgctgtatggctcaggaaactcaaacaggggctctgtatcaacctagaggggtgggatggggaggaagatgggagggagtttcaaaagggaggggatatatgtatacctatggctgattcatgttgaggtttgacagaaaacaacaaaattctgtaaagcaattatccttcaataaaaaaataaaaagaaaaggaaattcacataataaaaaaaaaatgcaagacttGTACATCGTAAACTAGACAAtatcactgaaagaaaataaagcaaacctgaataaatgaaaacacatttatttagtCAGGGTTCTCTGGAGTAACAGaacaggatacacacacacacacatacacacacaattaatTTTAAGGAATTAGCTCATGTGATTGTGAGGGCTGACAAGGTGAAAAATTTGCAGGGCAGGTTGGCAGGCTGCAGATTCAAGCAGGACTTCTACATTACAGTCTGGAGGCAGAATATCTGTTTTCCATGGGAActtcagtttttgcttttaagGCCTTCAATTGAGTGGACAAGATTCACCCACATTATGGAGTGTGATTTAAAGTcaacctgaaaagaaaaaatataataaagtcaACCGGTTGTTGATGTTCACCACATCTACGAAATTTCTCCAGAGCAACAGCTAGATGAGTGATTAAATAATTGCCAACTATAGCCTAGCCAAGTTGAAAGTAATACACATGAATTCATCATCACAACATCCCAAATTCATGGATGGAAAGAATCTTGTTAAGATggtgtgtgcctg is a genomic window containing:
- the FAM50A gene encoding protein FAM50A, giving the protein MAQYKGAASEAGRAMHLMKKREKQREQMEQMKQRIAEENIMKSNIDKKFSAHYDAVEAELKSSTVGLVTLNDMKAKQEALVKEREKQLAKKEQSKELQLKLEKLREKERKKEAKRKISSLSFTLEEEEEAGEEEEEVAVDEEELEREEITTKKRKMGKNPDVDTSFLPDRDREEEENRLREELRQEWEAKQEKMKSEEIEITFSYWDGSGHRRTVKMKKGNTMQQFLQKALEILRKDFSELRSAGVEQLMYIKEDLIIPHHHSFYDFIVTKARGKSGPLFNFDVHDDVRLLSDATVEKDESHAGKVVLRSWYEKNKHIFPASRWEPYDPEKKWDKYTV